The Deinococcus sp. Leaf326 DNA segment TGCGCTTGGGAGTCGCGGTCAGGCCCAGACGGTAGGGGGCCAGGCCCAGCTCGGCGACACTCCGGTGGAAGTCGGAGGGCAGGTGATGGGCCTCGTCGAAGATCTGGAAAGCGTAGATGCCGGCCAGCCGTTCTGCATGGATGGCGGCCGAGTCGTAGGTGCTGATCAGGATGGGGGTCTGGTCCTTGCTGCCCCCGCCCAGCAGCCCGACCTCGGCGTCGGGGAATGCGGCGAGCATGCCGGCGTACCACTGGTGCATCAGGTCCAGGGTGGGCACGCAGATCAGGGCGCTGCGGGGCGTGTCCCGCAGCGCGAGCTGGGCGACGAGGGTCTTGCCTGCTCCAGTGGGGAGCACGACCACACCCCGGCGGCCGGCCTTCTTCCAAGCCTCCAGGGCGCCCTGCTGGTGGGCGTAGGGCTGCACCTCCCGGGCGTAGCCGAGTTCGAGCTTGAGGAAGCCCGCCGCTGCGTCACGAACCGGCGTCTTCCCGAGCGCGGTCATGATGTCGCGGTAGGCGTGGCCCGGCGCGCGCCAGGCCTGGGCGCGGTCGTCCCAGGTGAACAAGTCGGACGCGGCCGCCGGCACCTCATCCATCAGGAGGGTGCCGCGGTCGAGACGCAGGGTAGGGGCCATGAGGCAGCTACCTTAGCGGAAAGGGAACTTCTGTACAGAAACCTGGGGGACGTTCAGAACGGGATGATCTTGCCGCTGTCCAGGGTCCAGGCTCGGAGCGGAGCAGGCACTGCCTGCTCCAGGCGGGGGAGCAAGGCATGAATGTTGCGGCAGACGTTGGCGGCATCCAGCTCGAACAGTACGCCTAAAGTGCGTCTGAAAAACGTGCTGATGCAGGTTTTTCCCGCATCCATAAAGGTAGACGATTGGGCTGAGGTGATGCGCCCATGTCCCGATCTGCCTATCCGAACGATCTGACAGACGCCGAGTGGCACGTTCTTTTCCCGTTCCTCCCTCCAGAAGCCTCCGTAGGACGTCCCCGAAAATGGTCTCTTCGAGAGATCTTGGACGGGATTTTCTACGTCCTGCGGGGCGGCATCGCCTGGCGAGCGATGCCTCATGATTTGCCTCCGTGGCANGTCTCTTCGAGAGATCTTGGACGGGATTTTCTACGTCCTGCGGGGCGGCATCGCCTGGCGAGCGATGCCTCATGATTTGCCTCCGTGGCAGACGGTCTATCACTCCCATCGTCTTTGGCGGCTCCACGGGGTTTGGGAGGCATTGCACACGATCC contains these protein-coding regions:
- a CDS encoding transposase; its protein translation is MSRSAYPNDLTDAEWHVLFPFLPPEASVGRPRKWSLREILDGIFYVLRGGIAWRAMPHDLPPW